The Candidatus Cloacimonadota bacterium region TCGCCGTTTTCATTGAGTCCCCAGTATCACCCTTTTTGCAAATCAGTTTCAACCCTTTTAACAAATTCATTGTCAGGGTTATTGCAAATCTAGTATCATCTTTTTTGCAAATATAATATCCATAAGTACAAGTCCCCTCCTGAACCCAATGGCTAGATTTGACTATACTGCCCTAATAAGATCTCAGGCGCAAAGTCCTCATTCCGATGCCTTGGAATTGTTTTGTAAGTGACTGCGATTGAGTTCAACTATGAGTTCGACTGGAAGGTCAATCCGGATGACTTCAATTTCGGCAACCTGACCGCTATTCTGCTATCAGAAGATGAACGTCTGTTCTTTACTCAAAGCTGATGAATAAAGTGCCAGGAAGGCGGACTCAGCACCTTGCTTAGTGGTGCCTTATCAATTGCCTGGCACAACTGCCTGGCACAACCGATAACTACGATTGCTGGGAACGCTTACTGTTAATAGAGATACATGAGGTATGCACCCTCACACATTGCTCATCAGTGTTCAGTTCCTTTATTGATTTGCTTGCCGATGTGATTAGTCAGATCAGGATGCCAGTACTGTGACAATGTCTAAAACCAGTCCTATTTAATTCCCAAACATATAATACTTCGAGCCCTATGTGATACGAGATATTGATTTGAAGGTTTGGGTGTGAACTTGTAGCATTGAGACGGCAGAGGATGTAGGTGATAGAATTCCATTGACATAAAGAGCAAATCTGAAAGCTTGGAAAAAATATTATTTTACGTAGCAGTACAAAAGGAGTACACATGCCGTATATTTCTAATACTGATAGAGATAGACGGGAGATGTTTGCCAAAATAGGTGTCCAAAGTTTTGACGAACTTATCCAGGCTATTCCCGAGAAATTCCGCCTAAAGGGTGCTTTGAAAATGGATAAAGCGTTCTCTGAAATGGAGATCACGAACAAAATCAAGAGTCAGACCTGCAACAATCTTTGCACTCAATCCGCCAATTCCTTCCTTGGTGCGGGAGTCTATGATCATTTCATTCCTGCAGCGGTTGACAGCATCGTATCCCGTCCGGAATTTTTTACCGCCTACACGCCTTATCAGGCAGAAGTTAGCCAGGGCACACTGCAATTTATATATGAATATCAGACCATGATATGCGAGCTTACCGGCATGGAGATTGCCAATGCTTCGATGTACGACGGAGCCAGCGCCGTTGCCGAAGCCATCCTGATGGCAGTGCGTAAAAATAAGCTGTTAAAAGCCTTGCTACCTGCCACTCTGAACCCGGAATATGTAAAGGTAGTCAAAGCCTATACTGAAGGAACGGGTGTGGAACTGGTTACGATCCCTGCCAAAGACGGCCTTACCGATCTTGCAGCTTTAAAGCAGATGCTGGATGGTAGTGTGGGTTCAGTAGTGCTGCAAAGCCCAAATTTCAATGGCAATATCGAAGATGCCAAGTCCATCTCGGAAGCCGTACACACTAATGAGAAGTGCCTGTTGATAGCGGCTGTGGATCCCATCTCATTGGCGATACTAAATTCACCTTCCGAATACGATGCCGACATCGTGGTGGGGGAAGGTCAAGCCTTGGGCAACAGCATGTATATGGGCGGCCCGCTCTTTGGCTTCTTTGCCACAAAGCTGGAGATGAATCGTCAGATGCCCGGTAGAATCGTGGGCGGCACTGTGGACAAGGAAGGCAAGCGTGCTTATGCCCTTACTCTGCAAGCCCGTGAACAGCATATCCGCAGGGCAAAGGCTACTTCAAACATCTGTTCCAATCAGTCTCTTTGCACTTTGGCTGCTACGGTATATCTGAGCTTGATGGGTCGTGAAGGCCTGCGAGAAGTTGCCATTCAAAGCACTCAGAAAGCGCACTATCTCGCCGAGGAGCTGTGCAAGATACAAGGCATTGATCTGAAATATGCTGCGGCTCCATTCTTCAAAGAATTTGTGATTACTACTCCCATCGCAGCGGCAGAAATTAATGAAAGGATGCTGCCTCGCGGGATATATGCCGGTGTGGAAGTGGGCAAAAACGAACTGATGCTTGCTGTTACAGAAAAGAAGACGAAAGCCCAAATTGATGACTTTATAAAAGCGATGCAGGAGGTCTGCCATGCCTAAGACTGTTTTTGAATACTCATCTGCCGGTCGCAAGGGCGTGAGCTTGCCCTCTCGCGAGATCGATACCCCCCTAGAGAAATTAATCCCTGCCAAATATCATCGGGAAAAAGCAGCCAGACTGCCGGAACTAAGTGAACTGGATGTGATGCGTCATTACATCAAGCTTTCTCAGCAGAACCACTTTATCGAAAAAGGCTTGTATCCTTTGGGTAGCTGCACGATGAAGTATAATCCAAAAGTCCATGAGACTCTGGTGCGCCACAGTTGTTTTGCGAACATTCATCCTTATCAGCATGAGAGTACTCTGCAGGGCGCACTTGAGTTGCTCTATGAGCTTCAGGAGGATCTTGCTGAGATATCCGGTATGGCGAAAGTAACCTTGCAGCCAGGAGCCGGTGCGCAAGGGGAATTTACCGGAATCAAGATTGTCTCTGCCTATCACAAGGCAAAGGGCAATACTCACAAAACCAAGATCATCATCCCGGACAGCGCGCATGGCACCAATCCTGCCACGTGTCATCTAGTCGGATTTGATGTAGTGGAACTGAAGTCCAATGCTGATGGCCGTTGTGACCTAGCCCGTTTGCGCGAGTTGGTGGATGAGAATACTGCGGGCTTTATGCTTACCAATCCCAATACTCTGGGTTTATTTGAAACTCAGATCGAGGAGATTGCCGAGATCATGCACAGTGTAGATGCCTTGATCTATATGGACGGGGCAAATCTGAACGCGCTTTTGGGCATTGTACAGCCGGGTAAGATTGGTTTTGACATCATGCATTTCAACCTGCACAAGACCTTCTCCACGCCTCATGGAGGCGGCGGTCCGGGTGCGGGTCCTGTGGGCGTGGTTGAAAAACTGATACCCTATCTGCCGGTTCCCACCATCAGTCATGATGATGCCGGTTATCATTTTGATTATACTCACGAAAGCACATCAATCGGGAAAGTCCATACCTTCTACGGTAACTTTGCCATTTTGGTGAGGGCCTACATCTACATCAAGATGTTGGGTGCGGAAGGCTTGCGCAGAGTAAGCGAAAATGCGATTATCAACGCCAATTATCTGATGGCGATATTAAAAGATTATTACCACATTCAGCATCAGGAATATTGCATGCATGAGTTTGTGGCAGATGGAAGCTGGCAGAAGAAAGAACATGGCGTATCAACTCTGGATATTGCCAAACGCTTGCTGGATAAAGGTTTCCATGCTCCAACTGTATATTTCCCGCTGATCATTCCGGAAGCTTTGATGATCGAGCCTACCGAAACCGAGAGTCTGGAATCGCTTGATGCTTTTGCTCAGGCTATGATAGAAATAGCACAGGAAACACAGCAGAATCCTGAATTACTACATGAAGCGCCAATTACCACACCGGTGAGACGGGTGGACGATGTACGCGCCGTGAAAGAACTCGATCCCATATTCAAGATCGAGAAATAAGCTAAAGGAGTTTGAATGAAAAAGCTATTTATACTGATCCTTGCCCTGGTAGCCCTCAGCGGCCTTTGTGCCCAAAATGTGAAGCTGGGCTATGTGAATACCGACCGCATTCTCATGGATAGCAATGAAGCAGCGGAAATTGCCAGATTGTTCCAGCTGGACCGTCAGAACTGGAGCAACCAGATCCGGGGATTGGATGAAGAAATCAAGCAAATGGAGCGCGATTTTGAGATCCGTCGTCTGTCTATCAGCGAAGCCAATAAACGTGAGCTACAAAGCCAAATCGACAGCAAGAAAGAAGAAGCCGGACGCTTGCTGGAAGAGTATTTTGGAGAAAATGGAAGAGCCGAACAGCGTTACCGTGAGCTCATCGATCCGCTCACCAATAAGATACACGACATTATTACCAGGATTGCCGAAGACGAGAAATATACCATGATTCTGGACGTGAGCATGGGTGTGGTGCTGTATGCCGCTCCATCTATCGATCTTACCGATCAGATCCTGCAGGAATTGAACAAGGATACCATCGCACCTGGAGAAGGCACAGATGAACCCATACCGGATAAGGAAGAGACCAAAGATCCTTTGGGTAATCAGATGGATGATGGATTTGGAGGATTTACGGACGATTTTGGCATGGAAAATACTGAAGACAAGAAACCCTGATCATGAAAAGATTTAAGCAACATATAGGCGCAACGGAAGTAATAGCGGCTACTCA contains the following coding sequences:
- the gcvPA gene encoding aminomethyl-transferring glycine dehydrogenase subunit GcvPA yields the protein MPYISNTDRDRREMFAKIGVQSFDELIQAIPEKFRLKGALKMDKAFSEMEITNKIKSQTCNNLCTQSANSFLGAGVYDHFIPAAVDSIVSRPEFFTAYTPYQAEVSQGTLQFIYEYQTMICELTGMEIANASMYDGASAVAEAILMAVRKNKLLKALLPATLNPEYVKVVKAYTEGTGVELVTIPAKDGLTDLAALKQMLDGSVGSVVLQSPNFNGNIEDAKSISEAVHTNEKCLLIAAVDPISLAILNSPSEYDADIVVGEGQALGNSMYMGGPLFGFFATKLEMNRQMPGRIVGGTVDKEGKRAYALTLQAREQHIRRAKATSNICSNQSLCTLAATVYLSLMGREGLREVAIQSTQKAHYLAEELCKIQGIDLKYAAAPFFKEFVITTPIAAAEINERMLPRGIYAGVEVGKNELMLAVTEKKTKAQIDDFIKAMQEVCHA
- the gcvPB gene encoding aminomethyl-transferring glycine dehydrogenase subunit GcvPB → MPKTVFEYSSAGRKGVSLPSREIDTPLEKLIPAKYHREKAARLPELSELDVMRHYIKLSQQNHFIEKGLYPLGSCTMKYNPKVHETLVRHSCFANIHPYQHESTLQGALELLYELQEDLAEISGMAKVTLQPGAGAQGEFTGIKIVSAYHKAKGNTHKTKIIIPDSAHGTNPATCHLVGFDVVELKSNADGRCDLARLRELVDENTAGFMLTNPNTLGLFETQIEEIAEIMHSVDALIYMDGANLNALLGIVQPGKIGFDIMHFNLHKTFSTPHGGGGPGAGPVGVVEKLIPYLPVPTISHDDAGYHFDYTHESTSIGKVHTFYGNFAILVRAYIYIKMLGAEGLRRVSENAIINANYLMAILKDYYHIQHQEYCMHEFVADGSWQKKEHGVSTLDIAKRLLDKGFHAPTVYFPLIIPEALMIEPTETESLESLDAFAQAMIEIAQETQQNPELLHEAPITTPVRRVDDVRAVKELDPIFKIEK
- a CDS encoding OmpH family outer membrane protein gives rise to the protein MKKLFILILALVALSGLCAQNVKLGYVNTDRILMDSNEAAEIARLFQLDRQNWSNQIRGLDEEIKQMERDFEIRRLSISEANKRELQSQIDSKKEEAGRLLEEYFGENGRAEQRYRELIDPLTNKIHDIITRIAEDEKYTMILDVSMGVVLYAAPSIDLTDQILQELNKDTIAPGEGTDEPIPDKEETKDPLGNQMDDGFGGFTDDFGMENTEDKKP